One part of the Tunicatimonas pelagia genome encodes these proteins:
- a CDS encoding ABC transporter ATP-binding protein produces the protein MRDAAISAQNISKRYRIGLRERADTLAGRIKQTLAYPIRNLRNIAKLNSFDESDSDRSIFWALRDIDFSVKPGDVLGIIGHNGAGKSTLLKILSRITEPTTGEIEIRGRVSSLLEVGTGFHEELTGHDNVYMNGTILGMTKWEIDSKMEQIVDFAGVEQYIHTPVKFYSSGMRVRLAFSVAAHLDPEILIIDEVLAVGDLGFQQKCLGKMDEVSRSGRTILFVSHNMGAVEGLCTRAMLLDKGRIAYDGGVTEAIDLYRDATLSKADEQELAQRTDRDGVGNFKFTHVVLNGGDVVLTDRPLKIDLYYQVKETLQNLQLVIKISRNYREIVMTIDSKAQGVIIDVEKGEGMISVKVPNLPLLPYQYVIDLWSGISGGVEDRIFNAAKMLVEERDIYGTGNIPNAKKHGLLVAPKCEWVAQEISVNS, from the coding sequence ATGAGAGACGCAGCCATTAGTGCCCAGAATATTTCCAAACGCTACCGAATAGGCTTGCGAGAACGGGCTGATACCCTAGCCGGACGGATCAAACAAACGCTTGCATATCCCATTCGTAACCTGCGAAATATTGCTAAACTCAACTCTTTTGATGAAAGTGATAGCGACCGCTCTATATTCTGGGCACTGCGCGACATTGACTTCAGTGTGAAGCCGGGCGATGTACTTGGTATCATTGGTCACAATGGAGCGGGAAAGAGCACCTTACTAAAAATCCTTAGTCGGATTACTGAACCTACTACCGGAGAGATTGAGATCCGGGGACGGGTTTCTTCGCTACTGGAGGTCGGCACTGGTTTTCATGAAGAGCTAACCGGACACGACAATGTGTACATGAACGGCACCATTCTGGGTATGACCAAGTGGGAGATTGATAGCAAAATGGAGCAGATTGTAGACTTTGCTGGAGTTGAGCAATATATCCACACTCCGGTGAAGTTCTACTCGTCCGGGATGCGCGTTCGCCTCGCTTTTTCGGTGGCTGCCCACCTCGATCCCGAAATTCTGATTATTGACGAAGTACTAGCCGTAGGCGACCTAGGTTTTCAACAAAAGTGCCTAGGTAAAATGGACGAGGTAAGTCGCAGCGGGCGGACAATTTTATTTGTAAGTCATAATATGGGTGCGGTAGAAGGACTGTGTACCCGGGCTATGTTACTGGACAAAGGACGAATTGCGTACGATGGTGGAGTAACCGAAGCCATTGACCTCTACCGTGATGCTACGCTGAGCAAAGCCGACGAGCAAGAACTCGCCCAACGAACTGATCGTGACGGAGTGGGAAATTTCAAATTCACCCACGTAGTACTCAACGGTGGTGATGTGGTACTGACCGATCGCCCATTGAAGATTGATCTGTACTACCAGGTCAAAGAAACCCTTCAGAATTTGCAGCTAGTCATTAAAATCAGTCGAAACTACCGGGAGATTGTGATGACGATTGACTCTAAAGCCCAGGGCGTAATAATTGATGTCGAAAAAGGCGAGGGCATGATCTCAGTAAAAGTGCCTAATTTGCCATTGCTACCGTACCAGTACGTAATTGACCTGTGGTCAGGTATTAGTGGCGGAGTAGAAGATCGAATATTTAATGCAGCGAAAATGCTAGTGGAGGAACGCGATATTTATGGTACCGGAAATATTCCTAACGCCAAAAAACACGGTCTACTGGTAGCACCTAAGTGCGAGTGGGTAGCTCAAGAAATTTCAGTTAACTCATGA
- a CDS encoding alpha/beta hydrolase family protein translates to MKTLTILFLLMNPFILQAQSIVGTWQGVLDVQGTSLRIVFHIEEADGTFTTKMDSPDQGATNIATSETTFADNQLTIKAAQLGMIYEGNLENDSTVAGTFTQGGMAMPLTLKRGGSKEEAVVRPQDPTGFPYRQEEIYFTNAEGHKLAGTLTIPKGKSFDKAVVLISGSGPQNRNEELGPMNHRPFLVLSDYFTRRGIAVLRYDDRGVAESEGDFASATSADFAEDVQAAVAFLQQHPATTGKSIGLVGHSEGGMIAPMVVSENEGVGFIVLLAGPGIPIIELLKLQSEHASRAAGATSEAQEANAKALGAAHEYLLANATTNRNSLRDGLTAVLEEYWTVMPEETKQSISDKSAFFERQVKTLTSDWFRYFLAFDPSEYLQQVRCPVLAINGALDVQVTADENLAGIEAALRKGGNQNVTIQKIENQNHLFQTATTGAVAEYGKIEETFNENTMNLIIDWIQAL, encoded by the coding sequence ATGAAAACGCTAACCATTTTATTTTTATTAATGAATCCATTTATTCTCCAAGCCCAGTCAATTGTTGGCACGTGGCAAGGAGTGTTGGATGTGCAGGGCACTTCACTCCGTATTGTTTTTCATATTGAAGAAGCCGATGGAACATTTACTACGAAAATGGATAGTCCTGATCAGGGTGCTACTAACATTGCTACTTCAGAAACTACTTTTGCCGACAATCAACTAACGATTAAAGCTGCCCAATTGGGGATGATTTACGAAGGTAATTTGGAAAACGATAGTACCGTAGCCGGAACCTTCACGCAAGGGGGAATGGCTATGCCTCTTACGCTAAAGCGAGGTGGCAGTAAAGAGGAAGCTGTGGTTCGTCCCCAAGATCCTACCGGGTTCCCGTATCGGCAGGAGGAAATCTATTTTACGAATGCCGAAGGGCACAAATTGGCGGGTACGCTGACTATCCCTAAGGGTAAATCGTTTGATAAAGCTGTAGTACTTATTTCCGGTTCGGGTCCGCAGAACCGTAACGAAGAATTGGGCCCAATGAATCATCGCCCCTTTCTGGTGCTCTCCGATTATTTCACCCGGCGGGGTATTGCCGTACTACGCTACGACGACCGCGGTGTGGCCGAGTCAGAAGGAGATTTTGCTTCGGCTACTTCTGCGGATTTTGCCGAAGATGTCCAGGCAGCGGTAGCATTTCTACAACAACACCCCGCAACCACGGGCAAAAGTATCGGACTAGTGGGGCATAGCGAAGGTGGTATGATTGCCCCAATGGTAGTCAGTGAGAATGAAGGTGTAGGCTTCATCGTGCTGCTGGCCGGTCCGGGAATCCCCATCATAGAGTTGCTTAAGTTACAATCGGAACACGCATCACGGGCAGCCGGGGCAACTTCCGAAGCTCAAGAAGCGAACGCAAAAGCACTGGGTGCAGCTCACGAATATTTACTGGCTAATGCAACAACGAACAGGAATAGCCTACGTGATGGTTTGACGGCGGTGCTGGAAGAATATTGGACAGTGATGCCCGAAGAGACTAAGCAAAGCATCAGCGATAAATCAGCGTTCTTTGAGCGACAAGTGAAGACCTTAACCAGTGATTGGTTTCGGTATTTCTTAGCGTTTGATCCATCGGAATACTTACAGCAGGTGCGTTGTCCGGTTTTGGCGATTAACGGAGCCTTAGACGTGCAGGTAACCGCTGATGAGAACCTAGCGGGCATTGAAGCCGCCCTACGAAAAGGGGGAAACCAAAATGTGACTATCCAAAAGATTGAAAATCAAAACCACTTATTTCAAACGGCTACTACCGGAGCTGTTGCGGAGTACGGGAAGATTGAAGAAACCTTCAACGAAAACACCATGAACCTAATTATTGACTGGATACAGGCACTATGA
- a CDS encoding sensor histidine kinase, with protein MMATSERNFWVAQSVGWSLVGITNLLVQLSLPLPPTVRLLNTLLPIMGGLAITTVIRLIARRYRSYWQNWKGSKMIGLLLGASVISTLLFTLLIIVAFRIFFGSFLPQVIILSNFFIFFAIFLGWSTIYLLVHYINRWHTTEVEKWQLASEVKDAQLSLLKSQINPHFVFNAINNIRPLILEDPHRARDMLLHFSELLRYALNYSERDMVSLGQEVDVVKQYLALAALQYEEKLQFQIEVNECLSAYEIPLMLLQLLVENAIKHGISQHPEGGEVHISAQNTDQMLHLCVKNSGSLTVSSTIDEKTGIGLPNIEKRLRLIYNHKAHFSIREEPGWVTASVQIPIL; from the coding sequence ATGATGGCTACCTCGGAACGTAATTTCTGGGTGGCACAGTCAGTGGGTTGGTCACTGGTGGGTATCACCAATCTACTGGTTCAATTATCATTGCCACTGCCCCCTACTGTGCGTTTGTTAAATACGCTGCTGCCTATCATGGGTGGTCTGGCGATTACTACCGTAATTCGGCTTATTGCTCGGCGATACCGTAGTTATTGGCAAAATTGGAAGGGAAGTAAGATGATTGGGCTTCTGCTAGGTGCTTCAGTTATCAGTACGCTACTCTTCACACTGCTGATTATAGTTGCTTTCCGGATATTCTTCGGAAGCTTTTTGCCGCAGGTAATCATACTAAGCAACTTTTTTATATTCTTCGCTATCTTTTTAGGTTGGAGCACTATCTATCTGCTCGTTCACTACATTAATCGCTGGCACACAACGGAAGTAGAGAAATGGCAACTGGCCAGCGAGGTAAAAGATGCCCAACTGAGCTTGCTAAAATCGCAGATTAATCCTCACTTCGTATTCAATGCTATCAATAATATCCGCCCATTAATTTTAGAAGACCCGCACCGCGCCCGCGATATGCTACTGCACTTTTCCGAACTACTCCGCTACGCTCTCAATTACTCCGAGCGTGACATGGTTTCGCTGGGGCAAGAAGTAGATGTGGTTAAGCAATACCTGGCGCTGGCAGCTTTGCAATACGAAGAGAAACTGCAATTTCAAATTGAAGTTAACGAGTGTTTGTCTGCCTACGAAATTCCGCTGATGCTGCTACAGTTATTGGTGGAAAATGCAATCAAACACGGCATCTCCCAGCATCCTGAGGGGGGCGAAGTACATATTTCGGCACAAAATACTGACCAGATGCTACACCTCTGCGTTAAAAACAGCGGAAGCCTGACCGTTTCCTCCACCATAGATGAAAAAACTGGAATCGGGTTACCCAATATTGAGAAGCGACTGCGATTAATTTATAACCACAAAGCCCATTTTTCTATTCGCGAGGAGCCGGGATGGGTGACGGCCTCAGTACAAATCCCAATTTTATGA
- a CDS encoding LytR/AlgR family response regulator transcription factor produces MNCLVVEDSRLARQELAHQLSATQAFGEIRAVANADEALAAIADSAPDVIFLDIHLPGKNGFELLETLDLVPRVIFTTAYDQYAIRSFEHNTIDYLLKPISPERLRQAVGKLQSTQLSKEVKSLENKVFVRDGERCWFVPLGEIRLFESVGNYARVHFDEHSPLIQKSLSALESVLDERTFYRANRQQIINLTYVKSIDAWFSDTLKVTLQTGEEIEVSRRQSARLKKLFSL; encoded by the coding sequence ATGAACTGTTTGGTAGTAGAAGATTCCCGATTGGCCCGCCAAGAATTGGCGCATCAGCTCTCGGCTACGCAGGCTTTTGGCGAAATCCGAGCTGTAGCCAATGCTGACGAAGCACTAGCGGCTATTGCCGATTCAGCCCCCGATGTGATTTTTCTGGATATTCACTTGCCGGGTAAAAACGGCTTTGAGCTATTGGAAACCCTAGATTTAGTGCCGCGTGTTATTTTTACGACGGCTTACGACCAGTACGCTATCCGCTCGTTTGAGCACAATACTATCGACTATCTGCTCAAGCCAATTAGCCCGGAGCGTCTCCGGCAGGCTGTCGGGAAACTGCAATCAACTCAGCTTTCCAAGGAAGTTAAGTCCTTAGAAAATAAGGTATTTGTTCGGGATGGTGAACGTTGTTGGTTTGTCCCGTTGGGCGAAATTCGCCTATTTGAGTCAGTAGGCAACTACGCCCGAGTCCATTTTGATGAACATTCGCCACTCATTCAGAAATCGCTTAGTGCGTTAGAATCCGTATTGGACGAGCGTACTTTTTATCGGGCCAACCGCCAGCAGATTATCAATCTCACTTACGTAAAATCAATTGATGCTTGGTTTAGCGATACACTCAAAGTTACATTACAAACCGGCGAAGAGATAGAAGTATCGCGACGACAATCAGCGCGACTCAAAAAGCTGTTTAGCTTGTAA
- a CDS encoding ABC transporter permease, whose protein sequence is MSAEVIKIKPTSGWKVIDVGELWQYRDLLYFLTIRGIKAKYAQSVLGVGWAIIQPLVQTLVFTVIFGNLAKIGSDGIPYLLFSFVAMVPWNYFSSILTESTDSLVKNRKMLSKVYFPRMVLPVSSVFSKLLDFFIAFIVLIGLLVYYKFIPTTNIVYFPMLLLILVLTSLGIGMIFSAMAVQYRDVKYAMSFLVRLLIYSAPVVYSISIIPAEYVYFYALNPMVGVIEGMRAAFLGTKAMPWDLIGIGGAVSVVLFLFGAFYFRRMEKAFADIA, encoded by the coding sequence ATGTCGGCAGAAGTTATCAAAATAAAACCAACCAGCGGTTGGAAAGTAATCGACGTAGGCGAACTGTGGCAGTACCGTGATTTGCTGTATTTCTTAACCATTCGAGGAATCAAAGCGAAGTACGCCCAATCAGTGCTCGGAGTGGGTTGGGCAATTATCCAGCCATTAGTACAAACATTGGTTTTCACGGTCATCTTCGGAAACTTAGCGAAGATTGGCTCCGACGGTATTCCCTACCTACTGTTCAGTTTTGTGGCAATGGTACCCTGGAACTATTTCAGCAGTATCTTAACCGAAAGTACCGACTCACTCGTCAAGAACCGGAAGATGCTGAGCAAGGTCTATTTTCCTCGGATGGTCTTACCCGTTTCGTCAGTGTTCTCTAAACTACTCGATTTCTTCATTGCCTTTATTGTACTGATTGGCTTGCTAGTCTATTATAAATTCATTCCTACGACTAATATCGTCTACTTTCCAATGCTTCTGCTGATTCTCGTTCTGACATCATTGGGTATCGGAATGATATTTTCTGCCATGGCCGTGCAGTACCGTGACGTAAAATACGCTATGTCGTTTTTGGTTCGACTATTGATCTACAGTGCCCCGGTGGTGTATTCCATCAGCATTATCCCGGCGGAATACGTGTACTTCTACGCCCTTAACCCAATGGTGGGAGTGATTGAAGGAATGCGGGCCGCTTTTCTGGGAACCAAAGCCATGCCCTGGGATTTGATTGGGATTGGTGGGGCAGTGTCGGTAGTACTGTTTTTATTTGGTGCGTTTTACTTCCGACGAATGGAGAAGGCCTTCGCCGATATTGCCTAA
- a CDS encoding Stf0 family sulfotransferase has product MNLARTIRKIGKKTGVLTTQRFVIMCHQRSGSNMFTSILDQHADIKFYGQLFKDDPQYRQKINRMGIIPFSGTLFDDEIGSRNRFDELEHQPNQRESRNTKAFVDDCFQRFNQHTQGTCIGVKFHGGTLFREEIESVFLNGNYKVILLRRENLLVAAISWYQARELDQWRRDAKDKVEKPKMTMDIDTLAWFIENTRQDIALWKQLIEKNGINHLELTYEEMVQPGFSMEPVWQHLGIQNITSTPPKTKKLIKKYDHITNLEEIRGTLASDENGYI; this is encoded by the coding sequence ATGAACTTAGCCCGAACCATACGGAAAATTGGTAAGAAAACGGGAGTGCTCACTACCCAGCGATTTGTCATCATGTGCCACCAGCGCAGTGGGAGCAATATGTTTACCAGCATTTTAGATCAACATGCTGATATTAAGTTTTACGGCCAACTGTTTAAAGATGACCCCCAGTATCGCCAGAAAATTAATCGGATGGGAATAATACCCTTTAGCGGTACACTGTTTGATGACGAGATAGGATCTCGCAATCGCTTTGACGAATTGGAGCACCAGCCGAACCAACGAGAGAGCCGGAATACAAAGGCATTTGTGGACGATTGTTTCCAGAGGTTCAACCAGCATACGCAAGGAACCTGTATTGGCGTAAAATTTCACGGGGGGACGCTATTTCGCGAGGAGATTGAGTCGGTTTTTCTGAATGGTAACTATAAAGTGATCTTGCTGCGACGCGAAAACCTCCTAGTGGCAGCTATCTCTTGGTACCAAGCCCGGGAGCTGGATCAGTGGCGGCGGGATGCGAAAGACAAAGTAGAGAAGCCTAAAATGACGATGGATATTGATACGCTAGCTTGGTTTATAGAAAATACCCGGCAAGATATTGCGCTTTGGAAGCAACTCATTGAGAAAAATGGTATAAATCATCTGGAGCTAACTTACGAAGAAATGGTGCAACCCGGTTTTTCAATGGAACCTGTCTGGCAGCACTTGGGCATTCAAAATATCACCAGTACTCCACCTAAGACGAAAAAACTAATAAAAAAGTACGATCATATTACCAATTTAGAAGAGATTCGTGGAACATTAGCTTCCGATGAGAATGGGTATATCTAA